In Carassius gibelio isolate Cgi1373 ecotype wild population from Czech Republic chromosome B2, carGib1.2-hapl.c, whole genome shotgun sequence, a single genomic region encodes these proteins:
- the LOC127950359 gene encoding retinal-specific phospholipid-transporting ATPase ABCA4-like isoform X1 yields MNTGSQIRLLLWKNWTLRKRQKIRFLVEILWPVFLFIGLVWLRRANPLYRQHECHFPSKAMPSTGILPWIQGIFCNANNPCFRHQTRGESPGVVSNYHNSILARFYQDSQELLFNDTEFRQLSRLWHEVTILSNFMETLRTDPALVAGKGLKVEHILKDDEGLTSFLLRDAGLSEAVVYDLTNAQVRMEQFAHGVPDLTLKEIACSQALLERFLIFPSHGGLYGVHNAMCALSQERLQMIEDVLYANIDFFKLLRLLPMVLDSHSAGIDLQFWGRALSALSNKLQELAERPSSQDLMRVMYSIFQSGGPSSFSQLMSTVSDLFCGYPEGEITRVFSFNWYEDNNYKAFLGINSSRGHDSYTYDKTATPFCNALMQNLESNPVTKIMWNSVKPLVMGKILFTPDSHAVRKIMKSANTTFEELERLQKMGKVWEEVGPQLWEFFQNSVQMNMIRATLRNPTVMDFLDRRLKETQFSTKDILNFLHNGPEQDRYMNMTNFDWRNVFSLADQAIRMFNRYSECISLDKFVGHMDENLMTHQALHLLGENKFWAGLVFMDMYPWTTELPRHVKFKIRMDIDAVERTNKIKDRYWDPGPRADPVQDHRYIWGGFAYLQDMIEHGILKLHTGHDWPLGVYLQQMPYPCYVDDMFMLTLNRCFPIFMVLAWIYSVSMIVKSIVLEKEMRLKETLKAMGVSNGVIWCTWFIDSFLMMATSTALLTAIIMVGKVLNYSDPIILFLFLLTFTVATIMQCFLLSVFFNKANLAAACSGIIYFTLYLPHIFCFAWQDRITKEMKLAVSFLSPVAFGFGTEYLSRYEEQGLGLQWDNIRTSPLEGDEYSFFTSIQMMLLDAVVYAVLAWYLDNVFPGQYGIGRPFYFPLQPSYWLKPTPQPSQTPDPGPEKPVVNNVEKQEDVEYGDLSPDHGECNGSRSSKQCKHREKRERMERERAREEQLKTQEEIQQEEIQPAHDGNLFFEPEPEGLIIGVSVQDLVKLYSKNSRPAVDCLNMNFYEGQITSFLGHNGAGKTTTLSILTGLFPPTSGTAYIYGKDIRTEMDAIQQSLGMCPQYNILFNHLTVEEHILFYSLLKGRDRKEAMQEVENMLEDLGLPHKRDEEAQNLSGGMQRKLSVAMAFVGGSKVVILDEPTSGVDPYSRRSIWDLLLKYRTGRTVILSTHHMDEADLLSDRVAIISKGKLHCSGSPLFLKNCFGVGFYLTLVRRMKDQRKKENECDCASECSCTCSTCTRFKEESQALQPERILDGNVESITTLIHHHVPEAKLIEMIGQEMTYLLPNKGFKYRAYASLFRELEETLGDMGLSSFGISDTSLEEIFLKVTADGEAAKSSVTPEQWMLQQRKDRESASNVEDANGVSPLESDNSAGRASRQVKGFSLVLKQFHALLVKRFHHAARSHKDFLAQIVLPASFVLIALVFTMIVPPFGEFPSLTLTPWMYGPQFTFISNEQPSHPKMKHFIQTLLKEPGMGTRCMANQPLESLFTCLNTTSDWEVPPVSPEVENILLSPEWDTRNPSPSCECSTDTKLTMLPVCPAGAGGLPPRQRKEPTGDILLDMTNKNISDYLVKTYPKLIKTSLKSKYWVNEQRYGGLTVGGQLPILEVDPEEIKAVFSQLGRMMNITGGPYSKSVINELGTFLHYMESEYNVKVWYNNKGWHAMVSFMNVANNAILRAYLPPHANPSEYGITAINHPLNLTKEQLSEVTVLTTSVDAVVAICVIFAMSFIPASFILYLIQERVTKAKHLQFVSGVSPLVYWVANFFWDMMNYSVSTAMVVAIFVGFDKKCYTSPTNLPALVALLCLYGWSVTPIMYPMSYMFNVPSTAYVSLSCINLFIGINSSAITFILELFENNGSLLMFNEVLKKVLLVFPHFCLGRGLIDMAMNQAVTDVYARFGEEFSMDPFKWDFVGKNLFCMAVEGFVYFIFNLLIQYHFFLDYWVSGYRKSPVKDEDDDVAQERERIYKGGNKNDILLIRNLSKTYRRRKRPAVDKICVGVPAGECFGLLGVNGAGKTTTFKMLTGDTDVTSGEASVAGYSILTNILDVHQNMGYCPQFDSIDELLTGREHLFLYARLRGIPESEISRVAEWGIQKLGLSEYAGNCAGTYSGGNKRKLSTAIAMIGCPPLVLLDEPTTGMDPHSRRFLWTAILSIIRDGRAVVLTSHSMEECEALCTRLAIMVNGTFKCLGTIQHLKYKFGGGYVVTMKIKAEKAGMPPDLIPAESFMESSFPGCIQREKHYNTLQYEIAAASLARVFQLVLTNKERLNIEDYSVSQTTLDQVFVSFAKQQSGEEDAQLRASMLRRDTKVLPLRRVLTKNS; encoded by the exons ATGAACACAGGCAGCCAGATCCGTCTGCTGCTCTGGAAAAACTGGACGCTCCGCAAGAGACAAAAG ATTCGCTTCCTGGTTGAGATTCTGTGgcctgtgtttttattcattGGACTTGTGTGGCTAAGAAGAGCCAATCCTCTGTATCGCCAACATGAAT GTCATTTTCCCAGTAAGGCTATGCCCTCAACGGGAATCCTGCCTTGGATTCAAGGGATTTTCTGCAATGCTAATAACCCATGTTTTCGCCATCAAACTCGAGGAGAGTCGCCTGGGGTCGTTTCCAACTACCACAACTCCAT ACTGGCACGGTTTTACCAAGATTCACAGGAGCTGCTGTTCAACGACACTGAGTTCCGTCAGCTCAGCCGTCTGTGGCATGAAGTTACCATCTTGAGCAACTTCATGGAGACGCTGCGCACCGATCCTGCGCTGGTGGCAG GTAAAGGACTGAAGGTAGAGCACATTCTGAAGGACGACGAGGGTCTGACGTCATTCCTGCTGCGGGACGCTGGGCTTTCAGAGGCTGTGGTGTATGATCTTACAAATGCACAAGTGCGGATGGAGCAA TTTGCACATGGAGTCCCAGATCTGACTCTGAAAGAGATCGCCTGCAGTCAGGCTCTTCTGGAGCGATTCCTCATATTCCCCAGTCACGGAGGGCTGTACGGGGTCCACAATGCCATGTGTGCACTTTCCCAGGAAAGGCTGCAGATGATCGAGGACGTGCTGTATGCCAACATAGACTTCTTCAAGCTCTTACGACTG TTGCCCATGGTGCTGGATAGCCACTCGGCCGGGATAGACCTGCAGTTCTGGGGGCGAGCGCTTTCAGCATTGTCCAACAAGCTTCAGGAG CTTGCGGAGAGGCCCAGCTCCCAGGATTTGATGCGGGTCATGTACTCCATCTTCCAGTCCGGGGGTCCCTCGTCCTTCAGTCAGCTGATGTCCACTGTGTCGGATCTCTTCTGCGGATACCCAGAGGGTGAGATCACCCGGGTCTTCTCCTTTAACTGGTATGAGGACAACAACTACAAGGCTTTCCTAGGCATCAACAGCTCCAGAGGACACGACAGCTACACCTATGACAAGACAGCAA CTCCCTTTTGTAATGCATTGATGCAGAACCTAGAGTCGAACCCTGTTACGAAAATCATGTGGAATTCAGTGAAGCCTCTAGTGATGGGCAAGATCCTCTTCACCCCAGACTCCCATGCTGTCAGAAAGATAATGAAAAGT GCCAACACTACTTTTGAGGAGCTAGAGAGGTTGCAGAAAATGGGCAAGGTCTGGGAAGAGGTGGGACCGCAGCTCTGGGAATTCTTTCAGAACAGCGTCCAAATGAACATGATACGG GCAACACTTAGAAACCCCACAGTGATGGACTTTTTGGACAGGCGCCTTAAAGAAACACAGTTCTCCACCAAAGACATCCTTAACTTCCTGCACAATGGCCCAGAGCAGGACAGATATATGAACATGACAAACTTTGACTGGAGAAATGTCTTTAGTCTGGCTGATCAGGCTATTCGGATGTTCAACCGGTACAGTGAG TGTATAAGTCTGGATAAGTTTGTGGGTCACATGGATGAGAATCTGATGACCCATCAGGCTCTGCACCTGCTGGGGGAGAATAAGTTCTGGGCAGGTCTGGTCTTCATGGACATGTACCCCTGGACCACAGAACTGCCCCGTCATGTCAAGTTCAAGATCCGAATGGACATTGATGCAGTGGAACGCACCAACAAAATCAAAGACAG GTACTGGGACCCTGGCCCAAGGGCAGACCCTGTGCAGGACCATCGCTACATTTGGGGAGGTTTTGCTTACCTGCAGGACATGATTGAACACGGAATCCTCAAGCTACACACAGGTCATGACTGGCCTTTAGGTGTTTACCTGCAGCAGATGCCCTACCCCTGCTATGTGGATGACAT GTTCATGCTGACTCTAAACCGCTGTTTCCCCATCTTCATGGTGCTGGCCTGGATCTACTCAGTGTCCATGATTGTGAAGAGCATTGTGCTTGAGAAGGAGATGAGGCTGAAGGAGACGCTGAAGGCCATGGGCGTCTCTAATGGAGTCATATGGTGCACATGGTTCATCGACAGCTTCCTCATGATGGCCACCAGCACTGCTCTGCTGACTGCCATTATCATG GTAGGCAAAGTGCTAAATTACAGTGATCCCATCATCCTCTTTCTGTTTCTACTCACGTTCACTGTGGCCACTATTATGCAGTGTTTCTTGCTGAGTGTGTTCTTCAATAAGGCCAACTTGGCTGCGGCTTGCAGCGGCATCATTTACTTCACCCTCTACCTCCCTCACATCTTCTGTTTCGCCTGGCAGGATCGCATTACCAAGGAAATGAAGTTAGCTGTG AGCTTTCTGTCTCCAGTGGCCTTTGGTTTTGGGACAGAGTATCTGTCCCGCTATGAGGAGCAAGGCCTGGGTcttcagtgggacaatattcgtACAAGTCCTCTAGAGGGTGATGAGTACTCCTTCTTCACTTCCATTCAAATGATGCTACTGGATGCAGTTGTCTATGCTGTTTTGGCTTGGTATCTCGATAATGTCTTTCCAG gCCAGTATGGCATCGGTCGACCCTTTTATTTCCCACTGCAGCCCTCTTATTGGCTAAAGCCGACACCTCAACCCTCACAGACTCCAGATCCAG GCCCTGAGAAGCCTGTGGTAAACAACGTGGAGAAGCAGGAGGATGTGGAGTATGGTGACCTTTCACCGGACCACGGGGAATGCAATGGTTCCCGCAGCAGCAAACAATGCAAGCACAGGGAGAAACGAGagaggatggagagagagagagcgcgggAGGAACAGCTAAAAACACAGGAAGAGATTCAACAGGAGGAGATACAGCCTGCGCACGATG GGAATCTGTTCTTTGAGCCAGAGCCGGAAGGTTTGATAATAGGAGTGTCCGTGCAGGACTTGGTGAAGCTTTATTCGAAGAACTCAAGACCTGCAGTGGACTGTCTCAACATGAACTTCTATGAGGGCCAGATCACTTCCTTCCTTGGTCACAATGGAGCAGGAAAGACCACCACCTT GTCCATATTAACTGGGTTGTTTCCGCCCACCTCTGGAACGGCTTACATATATGGTAAGGACATTCGAACAGAAATGGATGCCATACAACAATCACTGGGCATGTGTCCACAGTACAACATCCTCTTCAACCA CCTGACAGTAGAGGAGCATATTCTTTTCTACTCTCTGCTGAAGGGACGTGATCGCAAGGAGGCCATGCAGGAGGTTGAGAACATGTTGGAGGACCTGGGACTGCCTCATAAACGAGACGAGGAAGCCCAGAACCTCTCTG GGGGTATGCAGAGGAAGCTGTCTGTGGCCATGGCTTTTGTGGGTGGTTCTAAAGTGGTGATACTGGATGAACCGACATCAGGAGTGGATCCATACTCCAGGCGCTCCATTTGGGATCTGCTACTCAAGTACCGCACAG GACGCACAGTAATACTGTCCACTCATCACATGGACGAGGCAGACCTGTTGAGTGACAGAGTGGCCATCATTTCTAAAGGGAAACTACACTGCAGTGGCTCTCCTCTGTTTCTGAAGAACTGCTTCGGAGTGGGTTTCTACCTCACGCTGGTGCGTCGCATGAAAGACCAGCGCAAAAAAGAG AATGAGTGCGACTGTGCATCTGAATGCTCCTGCACCTGCTCCACTTGCACCAGATTTAAAGAGGAAAGTCAAGCCTTACAGCCTGAGAGAATACTGGACG GGAACGTTGAGAGCATCACTACTCTGATTCATCACCATGTCCCTGAGGCGAAGCTGATTGAAATGATTGGTCAGGAGATGACCTATCTGCTGCCAAACAAAGGTTTTAAATATCGTGCATACGCAAGCCTTTTCCGTGAACTGGAGGAAACATTGGGTGACATGGGCCTCAGTAGCTTTGGCATATCTGACACCTCACTAGAGGAG ATCTTTCTGAAAGTTACAGCAGATGGAGAAGCAGCCAAAAGCTCTGTCACACCAG AGCAATGGATGCTACAACAGAGAAAAGACAGGGAATCTGCGAGTAATGTTGAAG ATGCTAATGGTGTAAGCCCACTGGAGTCTGACAACAGTGCTGGCAGAGCTTCCAGGCAGGTTAAAGGCTTTAGTCTGGTGCTCAAGCAGTTCCATGCTCTTCTGGTTAAGAGATTTCATCATGCTGCACGCAGCCACAAAGATTTTCTTGCACAG ATTGTTTTGCCAGCCAGTTTTGTCCTTATTGCTTTGGTCTTCACTATGATTGTTCCACCATTTGGAGAGTTTCCCAGTCTTACCCTCACTCCATGGATGTATGGACCGCAGTTTACCTTCATCAG TAATGAGCAGCCATCACATCCGAAGATGAAGCACTTCATACAGACATTGCTGAAGGAGCCTGGCATGGGAACACGCTGCATGGCAAATCAGCCTTTGGa GAGCCTCTTTACCTGCCTAAACACAACTTCTGATTGGGAAGTTCCTCCAGTTTCTCCTGAGGTCGAAAACATCTTATTGAGTCCCGAGTGGGATACAAGAAACCCCTCCCCTTCCTGTGAGTGCAGCACTGATACAAAGCTCACCATGCTGCCCGTCTGTCCGGCTGGAGCTGGAGGACTGCCACCACGTCAG AGAAAAGAGCCAACAGGGGACATTTTGCTTGACATGACAAACAAAAACATCTCTGACTACTTAGTGAAGACTTACCCCAAACTCATCAAGACCAG CCTGAAGAGCAAATATTGGGTGAATGAACAAAG GTATGGTGGTCTCACTGTTGGTGGACAACTGCCGATTCTTGAAGTTGATCCAGAGGAGATTAAGGCTGTTTTTTCCCAGCTTGGGCGGATGATGAATATCACAGGG GGCCCCTATTCAAAGTCAGTAATCAATGAATTAGGAACATTCTTGCATTACATGGAGAGTGAGTACAATGTTAAG GTGTGGTATAATAACAAAGGCTGGCATGCCATGGTCTCCTTCATGAACGTAGCAAACAATGCCATTCTCCGTGCTTACCTGCCTCCTCACGCCAATCCATCAGAGTACGGCATTACTGCCATCAACCACCCACTCAATCTCACCAAAGAGCAGCTCTCAGAGGTCACTGT TCTCACCACATCAGTGGATGCAGTGGTGGCCATTTGCGTCATCTTTGCCATGTCCTTCATCCCAGCCAGCTTCATCCTCTACCTCATTCAGGAACGTGTCACCAAGGCCAAGCATCTGCAGTTTGTTAGCGGAGTCAGCCCTCTGGTCTACTGGGTCGCCAACTTTTTCTGGGACATG ATGAACTACTCTGTCAGCACAGCAATGGTTGTGGCAATTTTCGTGGGTTTTGATAAGAAATGCTACACATCACCGACTAATCTACCAGCACTGGTTGCTTTGCTTTGTCTCTATGG GTGGTCGGTGACGCCCATTATGTACCCCATGTCCTACATGTTCAATGTCCCCAGCACAGCATATGTGTCCCTCTCCTGCATCAACCTTTTCATTGGTATCAACAGCAGTGCCATCACCTTCATCTTAGAGCTCTTTGAAAACAAcggg TCTCTGCTAATGTTTAATGAGGTGTTGAAGAAGGTGTTACTGGTCTTCCCTCACTTCTGTCTCGGCCGAGGTCTCATTGATATGGCCATGAACCAGGCCGTGACTGATGTCTATGCCCGATTTG GGGAGGAGTTTTCCATGGATCCATTCAAATGGGACTTTGTGGGGAAGAATCTCTTCTGTATGGCTGTGGAGGGTTTTGTCTATTTCATTTTTAATCTACTCATCCAGTACCATTTTTTTCTTGATTACTG GGTGTCAGGCTATAGGAAGAGTCCTGTTAAAGATGAAGATGACGATGTAGCTCAGGAGAGAGAGCGCATTTATAAAGGAGGAAACAAGAATGACATCCTTCTAATCCGAAACTTGTCAAAA ACATACAGGCGCAGAAAACGACCAGCAGTGGACAAAATCTGTGTAGGAGTTCCAGCAGGAGAG TGCTTTGGGCTCCTTGGTGTAAATGGTGCAGGTAAAACCACAACCTTTAAAATGCTGACCGGAGACACGGATGTGACATCAGGGGAGGCGTCCGTAGCTGGATACAG TATTCTCACCAATATCCTGGATGTGCACCAGAATATGGGCTACTGCCCTCAGTTCGACTCCATAGACGAGCTGCTGACGGGGAGGGAACACCTGTTCCTGTACGCTCGCCTCCGTGGGATCCCTGAATCTGAGATTAGCAGA GTGGCCGAGTGGGGGATTCAGAAGCTGGGTCTGTCTGAATATGCAGGGAACTGTGCTGGTACCTACAGCGGGGGCAACAAGAGGAAACTGTCTACTGCTATTGCTATGATTGGCTGTCCTCCTCTAGTGCTCCTG GATGAACCCACCACAGGAATGGACCCTCACTCCCGTCGCTTCCTGTGGACCGCCATTCTGAGTATCATCCGTGATGGGAGGGCAGTCGTTTTGACGTCTCACAG TATGGAAGAGTGTGAAGCTCTGTGTACTCGCTTGGCCATCATGGTCAATGGGACGTTTAAGTGTCTGGGCACAATCCAGCACCTGAAATACAA GTTTGGAGGTGGCTATGTTGTCACGATGAAGATCAAAGCTGAAAAAGCAGGCATGCCTCCTGACCTGATCCCGGCCGAGTCCTTTATGGAAAGCAGCTTCCCAGGATGTATACAACGGGAGAAACACTACAACACTTTACAGTACGAAATCGCCGCTGCCTCACTGGCGCGAGTCTTCCAGCTGGTGTTGACCAACAAAGAGAGACTGAACATTGAGGACTACTCTGTGTCGCAGACTACATTAGACCAG GTGTTTGTGAGTTTTGCCAAGCAGCAGTCAGGAGAAGAGGATGCTCAGCTCAGAGCATCGATGCTCAGACGAGACACAAAGGTCTTGCCGCTACGAAGAGTTTTGACGAAAAACAGTTAA